The Pan paniscus chromosome 1, NHGRI_mPanPan1-v2.0_pri, whole genome shotgun sequence genome has a segment encoding these proteins:
- the LOC100989812 gene encoding olfactory receptor 2L13, with amino-acid sequence MEKWNHTSNDFILLGLLPPNQTGIFLLCLIILIFFLASVGNSAMIHLIHVDPRLHTPMYFLLSQLSLMDLMYISTTVPKMAYNFLSGQKGTSFLGCGVQSFFFLTMACSEGLLLTSMAYDRYLAICHSLYYPIRMSKMMCVKMIGGSWTLGSINSLAHTVFALHIPYCRSRAIDHFFCDVPAMLLLACTDTWVYEYMVFVSTSLFLLFPFIGITSSYGRVLFAVYHMHSKEGRKKAFTTISTHLTVVIFYYAPFVYTYLRPRDLRSPAEDKILAVFYTILTPMLNPIIYSLRNKEVLGAMRRVFGIFSFLKE; translated from the coding sequence ATGGAGAAATGGAATCACACTTcaaatgatttcattttgttgGGTCTGCTTCCCCCAAATCAAACTGGAATATTTCTCTTGTGCCTTATCATCCTCATATTCTTTCTGGCCTCGGTGGGTAACTCGGCCATGATTCACCTCATCCACGTGGATCCTCGTCTCCACACACCGATGTACTTTCTTCTCAGCCAGCTCTCCCTCATGGACCTGATGTACATCTCCACCACCGTCCCCAAGATGGCGTACAACTTCCTGTCCGGCCAGAAAGGCACCTCCTTCCTGGGATGTGGTGTGCAAAGCTTCTTCTTCCTGACCATGGCGTGTTCTGAAGGCTTACTCCTGACCTCCATGGCCTACGACCGTTATTTGGCCATCTGCCACTCTCTCTATTATCCTATCCGCATGAGTAAAATGATGTGTGTGAAGATGATTGGAGGCTCTTGGACACTGGGGTCCATCAACTCCTTGGCACACACAGTCTTTGCCCTTCATATTCCCTACTGCAGGTCTAGGGCTATTGACCATTTCTTCTGCGATGTCCCAGCCATGTTGCTTCTTGCCTGTACAGATACTTGGGTCTATGAATATATGGTTTTTGTAAGTACaagcctctttcttcttttccctttcattGGCATCACTTCTTCCTATGGCCGAGTCCTATTTGCTGTCTATCATATGCACTCAAAGGAGGGGAGAAAAAAGGCCTTCACCACCATTTCAACACATTTAACTGTAGTGATCTTTTACTATGCACCTTTTGTCTACACCTATCTTCGGCCCAGGGATCTCCGCTCACCAGCTGAAGACAAGATCCTGGCAGTCTTCTACACCATCCTTACCCCCATGCTCAATCCCATTATCTACAGCCTGAGGAATAAGGAAGTCCTGGGGGCCATGAGGAGAGTGTTTGGGATATTCTCTTTCCTGAAAGAATAA